The sequence ACATTTAAACAGGTGATATAAGAAAATATTACTATCAAACTCAAGGCAAAATTAGCTCCCTTACCACTTCTATGATGTCCTATTGAAAGAAATACTCCCAACAACGATAACATCATTGTAGAAAGTGGTACTGCTAGCTTTTTATTTATCTCAACCTTATAAGACAACTTCTCAGCAGCTGTTTTATTCTTCATCTCTTTTAATAATGTCCCTATTCCCATAGCTTCAATATCCTTTACCCTTATCTCAATCTCGCTAAAATATGCAGCTAATGGTATTTTTTTCTCATCAAACTTCCCTCTTAAAACTTCTTTCCCTTCATCATTAAAATTATAAAATTTTGAATTTGTAAGTACCATAGCTGAATCTTTCCAATAGGCTTCCTCTCCAACTATTACAGTTGGAAATGGTTTATCTTCCACCTTTTGAAATATCAAAACTCCTTTTGCTTTTTTATCCTTTCCTACCATCTTATCAATATATAGATTATACTCGTCTACTTCATCTATAAAAGTCTTCTCTTTAAGTTGAAATATAGGATTTTCATAAGCTATTTTAGCAGTTAAAAACTGTA comes from Fusobacterium necrogenes and encodes:
- a CDS encoding LptF/LptG family permease, whose product is MKLIDKYILNEIKIPILFGVSLFTFIFLIDIIVAMMENIIVKGISIIDVIRILSFYLPPILSQTIPMGMFLGIMLTFSKFTRTSEATAMSAIGMSLKDIVKPIFVAACCVTLFIFFLQESIIPRSVAKLQFLTAKIAYENPIFQLKEKTFIDEVDEYNLYIDKMVGKDKKAKGVLIFQKVEDKPFPTVIVGEEAYWKDSAMVLTNSKFYNFNDEGKEVLRGKFDEKKIPLAAYFSEIEIRVKDIEAMGIGTLLKEMKNKTAAEKLSYKVEINKKLAVPLSTMMLSLLGVFLSIGHHRSGKGANFALSLIVIFSYITCLNVGMVMATKGVIPAFVGVWLPNLILFLLTFYMYKKKIEVI